The following coding sequences lie in one Oryctolagus cuniculus chromosome 7, mOryCun1.1, whole genome shotgun sequence genomic window:
- the LOC138850661 gene encoding aldo-keto reductase family 1 member A1-like yields MGIEAMEMMELPVELGGTSKLRGGGRSALELVPDMCGARQLCVATLCDGLFLFQVECHPYLAQNELIAHCQARGLEVTAYSPLGSSDRAWRDPDEPVLLEEPVVLALAEKYGRSPAQILLRWQVQRKVICIPKSVTPSRILQNIQMDGKRVPRDAGHPLYPFNDPY; encoded by the exons atgggcatTGAAGCCATGGAGATGATGGAATTGCCAGTGGAACTTGGTGGGACGAGCAAGCTGAGGGGAGGTGGGAGATCAGCACTGGAGCTGGTTCCTGACATGTGTGGGGCCAGGCAGCTGTGTGTAGCCACCCTGTGTGATGGCTTGTTCCTGTTTCAGGTGGAATGCCACCCATACCTGGCTCAGAACGAGCTGATTGCCCACTGCCAAGCACGTGGCCTGGAGGTGACTGCTTACAGCCCTTTGGGCTCCTCTGACCGTGCTTGGCGCGATCCTGATGAGCCTGTTCTGCTAGAGGAACCCGTGGTCCTGGCACTGGCTGAAAAGTACGGCCGATCACCAGCCCAGATCCTGCTCAG gtggcaggtcCAGCGGAAAGTAATCTGCATCCCCAAGAGTGTCACTCCTTCCCGCATCCTGCAGAACATCCAG atggatGGCAAGAGGGTCCCCAGAGATGCGGGGCATCCTCTGTACCCCTTTAATGACCCATACTGA